The Triticum aestivum cultivar Chinese Spring chromosome 7B, IWGSC CS RefSeq v2.1, whole genome shotgun sequence genome window below encodes:
- the LOC123159788 gene encoding uncharacterized protein: MASGGGGDRRRGSCRAKGKKKKKTKYLSLSRHLAKAVEVHRPAESLSVEDSLPPPSALPSPSTEEAVEDGCGHEQQQLEPFTLHPEAPSTLFAAAPSLTDILGVSSSSFSGGGERGSPSCTLSPDASAGTAGGKEEDLARRALRGRERWVYCRSSSSSPSAATATTTTSSSCSSAASTGAASARSPLLKLDYDEILAAWAGRGSLFIGGTASHVTPKLELDSEVFVDVAPPPQAATWSSPEVSGRAERVRRYKEKRHARLFSKRIRYEVRRLNAVRRPRLKGRFIKEKEGVAMAD; this comes from the exons atggctagcggcggcggcggcgaccggcggcggggcTCGTGCCGGgccaaggggaagaagaagaagaagaccaagtacCTCAGCCTCAGCCGCCACCTCGCCAAGGCGGTGGAGGTCCACAGGCCTGCTGAATCTCTGTCGGTGGAGGATTCCTTGCCGCCACCCTCGGCGTTGCCGTCCCCGTCcacggaggaggcggtggaggatgGATGCGGGCACGAGCAGCAGCAGCTCGAGCCGTTCACGCTGCATCCTGAGGCGCCTTCGACTCTCTTCGCGGCGGCGCCGTCGCTCACTGACATCCTCGGCgtgtcctcctcctccttttccggcGGCGGCGAAAGGGGTTCACCGTCGTGCACCCTCTCCCCGGACGCCTCCGCGGGGACTGCTGGCGGGAAGGAGGAGGACCTTGCGCGGCGCGCGCTCCGGGGGAGGGAGCGGTGGGTGTACTGCAGGAGCAGCTCCTCTTCGCCGAGCGCGGCCACTGCGACGACCACCACCTCATCCTCCTGCTCGTCGGCCGCGAGCACGGGCGCCGCCTCCGCGCGGTCGCCGCTGCTCAAGCTGGACTACGACGAGATCCTGGCCGCCTGGGCGGGCCGCGGGTCCCTCTTCATCGGCGGCACCGCGAGCCACGTCACGCCCAAGCTGGAGCTCGATTCT GAGGTGTTCGTGGATGTGGCGCCGCCGCCGCaggcggcgacgtggagctcgccGGAGGTGTCCGGGAGGGCGGAGAGGGTGAGGCGGTATAAGGAGAAGCGACATGCCCGGCTGTTCTCGAAGCGGATCCGGTACGAGGTTCGCCGGCTCAATGCCGTCAGGCGGCCGCGCTTGAAG GGTCGTTTCATCAAGGAGAAGGAAGGTGTTGCAATGGCCGATTGA